A genomic segment from Corylus avellana chromosome ca5, CavTom2PMs-1.0 encodes:
- the LOC132180834 gene encoding probable protein phosphatase 2C 75, translating to MTEVCWRMLSDDDDDSPAKCRERRRRRIEMRRLAAISAASSALPPLIQSRGDNPDLTESLAEVKRIRTAEKSDIPASSSSSSGEDVDALSAQQIGGPAREPVFGTMSVSGRSRGMEDAIGVRTSLCRPEISHYRPVHFFAVFDGHGGPHVAALCRERMHVFVEEELTRVSCTGESESGSSSSSKDELEEDGTDLEEKWRRVMRKSFERMDGVALCTCACGSVGYKCGCHPMEVPLGGSTAVVAVLTPEYIVVANCGDSRAVLCRAGTPIPLSQDHKPDRPDELARIEAAGGRVIFVNGARVEGILAMSRAIGNVFHMHLTEDHLAIFF from the exons ATGACAGAGGTTTGCTGGAGAATGCTGAGCGACGACGACGATGATTCGCCGGCGAAATGCCGGGAGCGCCGCCGGCGGAGGATTGAGATGAGGAGACTAGCGGCGATTTCGGCGGCGAGCTCTGCACTGCCTCCGCTGATCCAGAGCCGGGGGGATAACCCTGACCTGACGGAGAGCTTGGCAGAAGTGAAGCGGATTCGGACGGCGGAGAAGAGCGATATACCGGCGTCGTCTTCGTCGTCATCCGGAGAAGATGTGGACGCTTTGTCGGCGCAGCAGATTGGGGGTCCGGCTAGAGAGCCGGTTTTCGGGACCATGTCGGTGTCGGGGAGGTCTCGTGGGATGGAGGACGCGATAGGTGTTCGGACGAGCCTTTGCCGGCCGGAGATAAGTCATTACCGACCAGTTCATTTCTTCGCTGTGTTTGATGGCCATGGAGGACCTCAC GTCGCGGCATTGTGTAGGGAAAGGATGCACGTGTTCGTAGAGGAGGAGCTGACGCGCGTGAGTTGCACGGGGGAGAGTGAGAGTGGGAGCAGTAGTAGCTCCAAAGACGAGCTTGAAGAGGATGGTACGGATTTGGAAGAGAAGTGGAGGAGAGTGATGAGGAAGAGCTTCGAGAGGATGGACGGGGTGGCATTGTGCACGTGCGCGTGCGGGAGCGTGGGGTACAAGTGTGGTTGCCATCCCATGGAGGTGCCGCTCGGCGGGTCCACCGCCGTGGTGGCCGTTCTCACGCCGGAATACATAGTCGTCGCCAATTGCGGAGACTCACGCGCCGTCCTTTGCCGTGCCGGCACCCCCATACCTCTGTCGCAGGATCACAAG CCTGATAGACCAGATGAACTAGCAAGAATTGAAGCTGCTGGGGGCCGAGTCATCTTCGTTAATGGAGCTCGAGTTGAAGGCATTCTTGCAATGTCCAGGGCGATAGGTAATGTTTTCCACATGCATTTAACTGAAGATCATCTTGCTATTTTCTTCTAG